The Castanea sativa cultivar Marrone di Chiusa Pesio chromosome 4, ASM4071231v1 sequence TGCATGACATTCTTTTTACGCTTCTATTTGTCAACATACTTTTGTTTAATATTGATAttagaaatcaagcaaagaaaaGTTTTATTGGCACGTTATCAAGTACATGAACGTATATATGATATGTACGGTGACATGTGATAAGGCATGAATCCAGGAAAGAATGGAAGGAAGAGTACATGTGATAAGTCGTGATGTGATACAAAGACAATTATTGTATGCCATTATAATTGAATGCAGCCAGCCATGCATAGATCATAGTTTGCAATAGATGTTTATTCCCATTTCTCAATTCTTTAAAGCAACAAGTACTTAGTGAGTTAGTGTCGCAATATTCAATTCATTCCACAATTATTTCTGctaattgtttaaatatttcTCTGGTTATGTTTTAACATTGAGTATAAAACAAATCTGATATATTGCAGAAAGCATTTGTATACATGCATCTCAAGGAAGAGATTTTTGGGTTCAAAACCTTCTAATTTTGGTgattgaccatttttttttttgtagtattgataaaaaagagagagacctagttattatttattattaatttggattttatctaTTTGATGAATTGTTTGGAATTAAATCATTATGTAATTACTagggaaaataaattgaattgtTTATGAACTATTTGGACTCAATTCAAAGcttgtttatattaatttatttagcaAAAGAGTCAAGCTAAAATTCATGTTTAAGCTTGACTGTTGAATGAGCTAAACTCAAAAACATTAATCTGTTGATATAATTAGAAATAATACCATACATTTATTTATGATTGTGTATTTATATAGCCTTGAGATtagattatataattttataaataataagtgctacgatattttattatttgtaatttttattatataaatagtttattttataacaaaaattataagtaATTTAAACAATACGATGATATTGAATctcaattatataatttaataaattatagtcattttactaaatatataattcaacaattttaaattcaagtataatttaaatattaattattagcaTAGCTTTTTGAAGGGGTAAATTTTTTAGTCTTCAAGTTTATTATATATGGAGAAAAGATAAATTAACCAAGTAACATGTGaataaactcaaatttatttaattagcttGGTGATGTATTTGAGTTTGACTCGTGTTCAATTACATGAATTGGTCATAAATTTTTGATACTGATTGAATAGGCTCAGTTGGTTTAATTTATAACCGTAATTTAGTACGTTCATTAttcataaaatgtgagaaaatacacacatatatatatatgtgtgtactAGTTTAAACAAATCAACCATtcgttttcttttgtattttcatATTTCCTTCTGTTATATATAACTTTAGGATGTTATAATATATTCATGCATgtcattatttattctttcatttctcataaatcaAATCGAcgtgttttttacttttttgttataaaaaaaaatcgatgtgttgtaataattaattataaatgcCGAAACGCAAATAAATATTGTGCATCTATCTATACACCTGAACCTCAATCACGTGTATTTGTATGGCGACTTTGGTTAGAAGATAGTGGCTTACGTAGAGGATGAGATTAATAGTCATAGTGTTTGCCACATGAACACGTGAAGGAAACCCGGAGGATTAATCGGGAGTAGGGTCGCCAATATTCTAGCAGTCAACGGGGTTTATTGTGTGTATCTGATGTGGCACGAAACTATTGGTCTAAATTCTAAACTGTTGCTGGAAATTGGCGGTTATGTTCTTTAATACCCAAGTTATCCAATCTTGACTCCTTCAATGTACCTTGGTGATAATTCTAATACAAAAACAAGCTTATAACCCTTGCTAATGCAAGAAATACACacacttgagagagagagagagagagaggaattgtATGAAAGTATATTTGATGCACATTTTACATATATTGGAATGATatttaacatgaaattaaaGTGTAATTACAATATAGAAACATTTTTAGCATCAAATAACAGGAAAATTAGAATAATATTTGACACGAAATTGAAATGcaatagaatctaatttatattcTTGATTGAAGTTTCTCTTAGCTTACACTTTAATATATAAAGTAAGAGTTTGaatttagtaaaaatatgatataaaactcatgttttacactATTCAATAAGAATTGTCACATTagtattttgtttaaaattcaatacattctgccacacacatatataaagagattcacatatatacacatttaaattagattagagtagaattttgatcttatattaaaaaaaactcaatttagtTGGATTTATGCATATGAGTTTTAGAATTAATTGGGTGTGATTGtgcttattcttaaatatgtgataagatgatgtgtcatgttaaaattgaaaagataaaacataagttttatatatctttatagaatttaatctcataAAGTAAGCTCAAAATGTTATTTTcgttaattttaattttgttagttgTGTGTTTGGGCAAGGGATTCAGAGCAAAAATTTGGCTAGGAGTCGGAGTTTTAGAGTTCGAATTTATTAATTCCTTGGTTTGATGTATGAACGAGGGACTTTTCAATTAAGATATATATGTGAAATTTTCGGCTGGGATTGTGACCCAAGAATACCGGTTCTAAATCTCATCTAAACACttggaattttttaaatttcatcaagcactgaatttttttttttggggactCTTTTGGAAGATCTCTCTTTCGCCTTccccctttttatttattttttcttcctagACCCATCTATGTTTTTGTCTATGCTTATTATTTGGCAAATTCGAGGTAAgatctctccttctctctcatagaaattaaattttggctCCATTAAATAGCCATGTATATTAATTAATGATCATCTTATGAATGACaatagaaatttcaaaaaataatttatgcaaaaggAACTTGTATTGTATGTGTtccatttataaaataatttaaaattgctTATTTTTATTCTATCTATAGCATGCAACTTTCAACTTATTGATATTCAAATGATAAGAGAGTATAGTGCGTATTCATCCATTTTTAACTACAGGaactcattctcaaaaaaaaaaaaaaaaaaaaaactacaggAACTATATACCAATACTCAATGATGttttttaagagcatccacatccatttttcctaattctatcctattttaccatctaaaaagctattttatcatttatacaATACCATTCTCTATTACACCCAACATTCAAACTTCTATTTtactattctactcattaaaataatatatttacgcATTAAAATATATACCCAACAAAATTTGCTCTCGGAGAAACTCTGttccaagagaaaaaaattgcCACTTCAACTCTCTCAGAGAAACACTTCAAACCacttcaaagaaacaaaaaaattgccaCTTCAACTCTCtcagagaaacaaaaaaattagcaaatcaCTTCAACTCTCTGCAGAAACACACCAAGAGAAAAAACCACTTCAAACCCACGAGGAAATCACTTCAAACCCACCACGCCGACTCGCCGATCTCCACAAGCCACCGATCAGCAACCCCAGGCCACCGATCAGCAAACCCAGACCACCGATCAGAAACCCAGGCCCCTGATCAGAAACCCACGCCCCCGATCAAAAACCCACGCCATCGATTTGAAACCCAGGCCGTCGAAAATGCGTATCACCGATTTGAAATCCACACCGCCGATTTAAAACCCACGCCATCACCGCCACGCCTTCGTCAAACCTTGCTTCGGCGAACAGCGAGtcaagagagtgagagagggtaatgagaaaagagagaggctTGATGTGAAAGAGCTGCAGAAATGGGGGAAATGAATTGGCATggcgagagagagaggatgaCAAAGAAGTGCTTGGTGTGATGAAAGGCCCAGCGATGGAGAGACGGATCAAGTGTAGTGAACGAAGACACAGAGATAAGAGactggagagagagaaatgacagatatttgcaataaactattaatataaaaaaataccattgagctacagtgcaattctatgTTTAGAATTACACTGTAGCtctatggtattttttttttccaattattccAAAACCCAACATTCAATGGAGCTCACTTTTGGGCCTCAGTTGTATATTACTGTAGAATTTGGCATTGAGAAGAAGTTTAGCCCATTCAATGTTGATGCTCTAAACAATGGTAGAATAACTTGATTATGTTGTTTTTCTTGCTGCAGCAAAAAGTGGGTGAAAATAAAGTCTAAGCTTGTATTTATCTTAAAATTTATCGGAAAATTGGAGAAAATAGAAACGGGTAAAGATTGGAATCATTGGATACTCAAAGTGCGAATTGGCACGACGATCTCCCAATCCGCACTTTACTGCTCTTGTAATGAATTTtcagcctctttttttttttttgcatcactAGGCAACCTCAATATTCATTAATAATGAAGCCATAAATACCTAAGGTttgttttattgaaaaaaaatatataattagaaatacttacatatattaaaaaagatataatcaagttattttatcatttatttaaaaatatcattaaatatAGGTATATATTCATTCGATCCTAAATTGTTagtcctctattccattttggaatgtttcaaaaaaaaaaaattttatttatttattttaaaagtcaataaAACAATTTCCTAAAAAagctataataaaaaataggtacatatttaaaaaaaaaacataaccaaaGCATCAAATGGTATATACTAATAGTATTTCTTTAGCTCCTTTGAGAAACTTGTACTTTAAATATGGTAACTTGCAAATGTTGGGTTCAATCGTCTGAGGGACGAAtacttattaaaagaaattaagtaaataattataaatatgtatatagCAAAAGAGCCATTAGGAAATCCATATGCGTGAGATTGACTTTGTTAGAGCTTAtgaatatgaatatatataggAAGATGAGGAAActtatggaaatttttttttttttttcttgagaatgtGGAAacttgtggaaattgatttcCTTTTCTAGGATATGTTTGGAAGAAACTTGAggaaattatatattaattcatcttctctctctctttgagtGTAGTGTGTATACAGAGAGCACTTTGAATGTTATGATGCTTCATGCAGAAAGTCACAATGAACTGAACAGTGACAAGTAATTGGGACGAGAAGATAGCTACCTTGTAATTAAATAGAGTATAAGGGATAAGACTTTGTCTGCAGGattaattcttttaataaaGGAGTGAGATGATTTAGAAGTAGACTGTAGAGTCACGAAGGACTAGCCTAGGAAGTGAATGGGTGTGGTTTTTTGAGTTCACTCAGCTGTTGAAgtttctttttaccttttttaatttttttatgaaataaggGAAATGATCGAGTCTTTTTTATACTAATTAAAAAGAACCCTATTGATCTTTTGGTTTGTATTATTAAAGAGCAATTATccctatgtatatatatatataatttttgaagttttttaccTTTTTGCTATAGAATAAGGGACATGATCGAGCGAATCTCGTCTATActaattaaaaagaaacatattttttacctctttctttaaaaaaaaaaaaaaattgggcaaATTTTCTATTTCTGTATTGTGGGTTTAAAGtagttctttcttttgtttcttctaaAACATGATCAGTTTAATTATAtcctgccaaaaaaaaaaaaaaaaaaactaaatgtgaAATCCAACTTCTTCCAAAGTTGTAGAATTTTTGGATCTTGAATTATTTGGTGACATGTATATGTCAAAACAATTCTACTGTCAAACTAGCTAAAAccaatgtaaattttttttcccacttcttgaaaatttgaataattaggaacaataaaatcaataaacccCTTACAGTcattattgaaaaattaacaaagagAGGTCATATCCAAACAAGGCCATAAAAAAAACAGTGAAAACAAGAACTATTTTTGCAAACAACTCCTTGGAATGACAACTCCGCTACTGAACCCAGCGGCATTGGTGCAGGAAGATGTTGCAGCTCTTTTATTGTAAGTAAGCCTTATGTTTTGCAATTTGATCCCATTGCATGGATTACTAGAACTGCAAATAAAATTCATGGCTACTTGCGAGGCCGATGTTCCTCTTATGTTTTTGTAGGTGACTTGACTAATCTTCACACCAGaattctagtaaaaaaaaagagagaaatgccAAAAGAACAATGTATATTAATGGTTtataactaatgaaattttgagGGAAAAGTCCATGTTATATTTTGTGGTGGAGCTAGAAAAATTAATCGGGAAAAGTCTAtctaaaaaatatgaatattacaaaaattataagataatttttctaaattttttttttcctttttacaaCAAATATTGAAGTATGATATATATCTTTGTTGTACAATGTCTATTTTTATACTTAGGAAATAACCTCTTTGtatagtatttaaaaaaaaaaaaatttaccaagttTGACTATTTTCTAATTACACCTCATACGCTTTAAAGTCGTCTTTGTCATAATAATTTGATTTAGGACTACTTTAATCACACCATTTTCATCCATTCCTCCTAGATTCACTATACTTATAAATCAAAGTATGCGTGCAAGATAagccttgaaaaaaaaaatcatatcagtatcttttatattttgaataatttaaagtaatacttttatattttttttatatgtaaaagaaaattatataagcGAATAATATTTTTGCAATCACATATCATGTGGTTAATGATTTATAGACCAtgctaatataatataaaacaccATATTTAATAATTTGCTAACAACAtcttgggattttttttaattcaatccTAAATCATAGAGACAGGATAAAAACATTTGAAAACTAATTGGCTTAAtgagaaatgaataaaatttggAAGGACACCATTACTACCATCATACAAATACTTTGAGAGGATTATGCCTTACTATTTTTTGGTATTGTCTATAGATATGCTTATAATATACATTCAAAAAAAGATTAAGGGGGCTAAATACTGTTTTTCTTATAAACTACTCATAACACTATATCCATCTCAACTTAAAGaatacatttcttttttttaaaaggcttGGGGCCATGGCTTGCCCAAGCCTCCATGTGGTTACGCCACTAGTGGTTGCTTAATTCCATCGCAGTTTCTTTTGtctaaaaataagaataatactAGTGGCATAATATATTTCACaattgttttttcataattattgatatGAGTTATTGTGATTGAAATAACATCACTTTCACCTTAATTCACTGTTGATAAGTGATTTTAGCATAATATAATAAGCCATACAAAtagttgttgaaaaaataaaacttgtgaaTAATGTGTCCTAAACTTATTGCAAATGTAATTGGTACCTGATTTGGACAGCCTTTGTTATCAGGGCAGTACTTTTGATCAATGATTATAGGGTTATAGACACCTCTCATGACAATGTTCCTGAAAACAATGTTTCTTGCATATCCATTGCTGGGCCTGGCCCATGATTTTATTCGTACTCCATTTTGAGTTCTTGTGAAAACTGAACTTGTTATTGTTACATTCTGCACACCATCTTCATAGAGATTATCGCCCAAGCTACCAAAGCTgtgagaatttgaaaaaaatgatcaaTGAGAAATGATGCTAACGAGTGTCATATAATTTAGATATTGGCCAAGTTAAAAGCATTTTAATGGTTTGTATTGCtaatatttggaattttaagATAGGGAAAAGTCCAATCTAGAAACAGTTTACACACTGGGCCGGCCAAGCCCAGTTATTGGCTTATGGGCTTGATTTCAAtccaaaaaatgtttttctttatgAGGGCCCAAATATCACAAATAGTTAAAATTCCTTTTCTCAAAAAGGGTATTTGCAATGTTAAGTGCAGTGCTAATTGTAATTAGGATCACTAGGAATCTTTTTGAGGgtatctaacaaaaaaaaaaaaaaacctaataacaAAGTACAACTTTCTTGTATATATCTGAATTATAGTAAAGAGAGAAGATTTGAAACCTGAACATTTTCGTAAGAATATTAGGAAGTGCCAGTCGAGTAATAAAGCTATCGGCGGCTAAATGATTAATTaaatgaacaaaaagaaaacttatATTGGTAAtgtaccaaaaaaatttaacaatattacCTTATTCCATGTCCAGGGCCACAGGCAATATGATCAATCCACAAGTTCTTAGAGCCCTGACCAATGGATATGCAATCATCTCCTGTCTTTATGATACTTGAACTAATGGTGATCCCAGTTGAGGATTGCACATGTATGCCATCGGTGTTGAGGCTCGTGCTGGGGGCTGTAATCTTCAAGTTTCGAAGAACAACATCGTTGCAATGGACAATAGCAACATGAATTAACTGGCTGTTGATTGATTTCAAGCCATTCACCACGATATTGCTTGACCACATGAACGATATTGACTGGAATAAACAAGGTAGGCAATGGTTAAcatttgtattaaaaattaatataccttgtaaatttttaatagGTCATCGATCAATATGATGCACATGCTTTGTTCTACTGGAATTAGTTGTAATGCTTCGCATTCAAGCAATTAACTCTTTCCCTcataaaaaaaagcaattaatgaaCTCATTTAATCAAtcaggaaaaacaaaaaaatatgaaaagataGGAAACACATATAACAATGTCATGAAAATGAACATGCTAATTAATACATGTACTCATTAATTTTAACTGGAAATTCTTGAGTATTGATATGAATATTAGTTTTACTAATTGTTAACTTTTAAACAAGTCATGAACCTTGTAGTTTAATTAGTACTTTATAGAGTTTCTAATAGGTTTAAAATACACCAAGATTAGAATTTGACTTCTCTTGGAAGAAATGCATGTCCAAGAGGTCAACTACTAGGCTACAAGCCTTGACTTGGTAAGATATGGAAATGATTATATACaaacattaataaaataaataaaatgactCATTATGtattgacctcaattgaatttCGATTCAACTTCAAAAATCTTGAACATctcatttttctaattttttgaaCGGGTTGGGTTTCAAAActatgatttatattttttttaaagtatgtaTATCTTCAAGGTAAAGTTCAAGCACTTAATAATTGTATTTTCCTACAATATTGAACCAAACAAGAAACTAAGTTGATATTATAATTAACTAATCTTAGTTTCAATAATAGTTCATTCATTTCAAGGTTTGAGAAGTTAACTAATCCTCagccaaaaatgaaaagaaaaaagaagtaaactaatcaaatttattatcaatttgtaattattttataataattttaacattttccttataTCTATATCATCAAGTCAGTACATACTAGCTTATCATTCAAGCAATCAATAGTTGTAATTTTCTACATTGAACTGAGCAAGAAACTGAGTTGGtattactaattaattaatctcactttttcttttattaggaTTAAGAAGCAAGCAATAACATACACTTGATCCAGTTGGGCAACTCCTTCCAGCTCTCCGGCAAGACCAATAGCTAGCTCCATTTGCATCGATAATGCCACCATTGACTGAAACCCAAGAGACCTTGTTGAACAAAATCCAATTTCCAGAATTGCCAATGCTCCAATAATCTGATGGGGCAACAAGAGTGCCAGCAATCTGAAACACAATTTTACTCTTACATGGCCCTGAAAAAACTATTGGTTTTAACAAGAAAGTCCCTCTAGGAACGTAAATAGTGGCAGATTGAACAGAGTTGCATGCTGAACCCCATGCCCTAAGAAATGGTAGCGACGAGTCAGTTTTCCCATCTGCTCTAGCTCCAAAACTGACCACGTTATATGCTGCATTTGATGATTGAAAGAAGGCTAAGAAAATACAAGACAATACTATGAGTCTAGTAGCCATCTTATTTTGACTAGAGAGTGAGCTAGGTTGATGAAAGAGGATCATGGATTTTGGAGTCAATTTATAGTCTTGGATATTTGGAACTACAGCTTGTTTAATATTGGTTTGAGTCTTAAATAAGTCAATTAAATGCTACTCTCACGGCATCAAGTACTTCCAAGTCTTAATAATATGTACGGTGGCATTACGTtgtattatctttattaaaaaaaagaaatattactTGTATATTTTAAGAATAATCACATGATACACTATTATTAAGCATCTAAAGTCTTCTTAAACTAAGTGATCACGTTATACCAATTATAGTTTGTCACTTCCTCACGTGTACATCAATTAATATAGTGCATATCAATTTATACTTCAATCTATGTATGGatgtaaataaaaattcatagttAAAAGttcaatataattatataactcATTATCATAATTGTTGTATTTTGTAGTACTTTGGTACCCTAGAGATGACACatgtttaaaaataacaatGTGCTACTTGTGTGTGATGTCTAATACACTAGAGTACATAACTTGAGCTTAACATTGTAATCTATTTAATATATATCtattgagtgtttttttttgggtaaaaaaaaggATGGATAGAAAGGGATGACCAGTATAGTTTTCCTACTTGGGCGTGGCCATAGTAACCAAGGAAGttaataccgtaccggaggctgtaccggtttggccaccggtacgatatatttcggatactgGTCAAAactggtgtaccgtttcgggtttaccgctattttatatatatatattatatacacacaccaaaatctctagaaccatgtttataagcatataatatttcacttatattatagtaaatataaaagtttatcataaaacattactcaattcagaaaaaattatttatagttttagactttagtatcaattaaaaggaaaaaaaaacacaatataaaaaatagaaagtttagttgttcattgcatactaagaaaacaaataatactaataagttaatgtaaataagttaccattatactcttacaaaaattcaaaaattacaaaactaaaaaaaaaaaaaaagttttttttttttgtaccggccggtacgcccggtaccggccggtattgcccgaaattggccggtatggtcGGTATGcgaccggtacggccggtattttttccggtacaaaatagaagtgtaccggtaccggtgcactggccggtacggtatgtatcggccggtacggccggtaccggtactgTATTGACCACCCTGATAGTAACACCTTAATTACTCGCTCCTAAGCGAGACTCTAAGGGTCGACCATTTGGAATG is a genomic window containing:
- the LOC142630257 gene encoding polygalacturonase-like isoform X2, with product MATRLIVLSCIFLAFFQSSNAAYNVVSFGARADGKTDSSLPFLRAWGSACNSVQSATIYVPRGTFLLKPIVFSGPCKSKIVFQIAGTLVAPSDYWSIGNSGNWILFNKVSWVSVNGGIIDANGASYWSCRRAGRSCPTGSSSISFMWSSNIVVNGLKSINSQLIHVAIVHCNDVVLRNLKITAPSTSLNTDGIHVQSSTGITISSSIIKTGDDCISIGQGSKNLWIDHIACGPGHGISFGSLGDNLYEDGVQNVTITSSVFTRTQNGVRIKSWARPSNGYARNIVFRNIVMRGVYNPIIIDQKYCPDNKGCPNQNSGVKISQVTYKNIRGTSASQVAMNFICSSSNPCNGIKLQNIRLTYNKRAATSSCTNAAGFSSGVVIPRSCLQK
- the LOC142630257 gene encoding polygalacturonase-like isoform X1, whose amino-acid sequence is MTKSIIYFNLILSCIFLAFFQSSNAAYNVVSFGARADGKTDSSLPFLRAWGSACNSVQSATIYVPRGTFLLKPIVFSGPCKSKIVFQIAGTLVAPSDYWSIGNSGNWILFNKVSWVSVNGGIIDANGASYWSCRRAGRSCPTGSSSISFMWSSNIVVNGLKSINSQLIHVAIVHCNDVVLRNLKITAPSTSLNTDGIHVQSSTGITISSSIIKTGDDCISIGQGSKNLWIDHIACGPGHGISFGSLGDNLYEDGVQNVTITSSVFTRTQNGVRIKSWARPSNGYARNIVFRNIVMRGVYNPIIIDQKYCPDNKGCPNQNSGVKISQVTYKNIRGTSASQVAMNFICSSSNPCNGIKLQNIRLTYNKRAATSSCTNAAGFSSGVVIPRSCLQK